The nucleotide window GATCCAGTAGTCTCTCCAGCGCTCTGATTTGATCTGGACCGAGGGCGACATTGGTAAGTACCAGTAAGTAGCCCAGGCAGCGCCGACGGTGTCTGATTGGGGCTAGCACTACGTGATGGGCGTCAAGCCTTTCCATTAAGGCATCCAGTCCAGAACGCTTCAATGACATTGGTCCCAGAGTGATGGCTTTACCGGCGGTGCGGGCCTGGTCAAAAATATGAGTGAGATTAAGAGAGCGCAGCTCTCTGATTTGAGACTCTCTGAGACCGGCTGTGCTGACAATAGAGCTTGATGTGGACTTGCCTTCCAGAGTGTCGCCTTTCATAAAGACAACACCACTGACAAGACCGGGAAATCTCTCCATCACACCTTCGCAGATGTTTTCGCCGTAACTTTCTTCGGATTGCTTGAGGGCTCTTAAGCTATGGACTGTAGCTTTTACTGCATTTATCCTGGGCAGGCTGGGATTGGACATCTCCTGCACTTCTTTGGGGCTTGGTTGATGCCACGGACCGTCTTTAGCGCTGGTTTGTTCTTTGATACTATCGCGCTCGCGCTCGGTCTGCACTATCTGGGCGAGCAACTTATGGATTGCTCCTTTGAGTTGCCAGAGTATGGATGATGCTTCGGGTGCTAATTTGATTTTGTCAAAGGCCACCAGGCTGGGAGCGCCTGTTTCTGACAGCTGTCTTATATCCCTGGCAAAGGCTTGTACTGGTTTGAGCAAAATAAAATTGAGCAGGATGTAATTGAGCAAAGCGCTGAAGGCAAAGATAAGAAGCACAGAGAGCCCTTTAAAGGGCATGTTGAAGAACAAATAAAAGTCATCCATAGCACTCAAAGGTAAGTCTGGATAACCATTGTCCATGCCTACATGGAGCATATAACCATCAGATAAAGGCACGACTGCTTCGTAGTGTTCCACTCCGCGCAGATTAATGGTGCCGCTGCGCATAGGATAGTCTGTCATGTAAGGTATATAACGGGCGGTCTCTGCCGCTGGCTTGGTGCTGCCATCTGTGACATAAAGCCAGGAGAGGTTAAAGCGCTCTACCAGGCTCTTGGCCTCAAGGCTGTTGATGTCGTGCCCACCATTACCGTTGTTGATATGGGCTTTGATACCATAGGCGGTGGCTTCGGCCAGCATTGGTGTAAAAAATGGGGTAATCAATGCTGCGGCAAACATGGCAAAAGGCAAAGACAAAAGCAAGCAAAAAATATAGACCACAACACCGGATCTTGAAGTACTCAGTATTTTTGCCTTGAGGTTTTCGTCCACCTAGTAGGTCCTCGAAATATTAAAGCCATATAGCGGAAACAAATAAATCATGGCTCCTATTGCCACACATATATTAAAGACGAGGAGACTGAGCAAAAGCGGTTTTCTCCAGGTAGGTGGCAGGGTGGTGAGACCGGCAACAATGATGCTCATGATAGGGATTTCGGAGGGAAAAAGATAGCGTCCCTGCCCTCCCCCCAAATTAACGGTAGACGCATATATCATCGCTAGTATATTGGCTCCAAGGCATACTGTCATGGTGATCCAGAGAGCTGCGACCGGGCAGTCCAACAGGTGTCTGGTTTTATCTTTGATGGTCTGAAACGCCAAATTGAGAGCCAGGATAAGACCTACTGTGGCGTAGCCAAAATAAGTCCAGTAGACCCAGCGCCACATGTATTTGTCCATGTAGCCAAAAAGTCCCCAGAAGCTAAATAAAATGGAGCGCCACCAGCGGTGCTCTTTGACTACCTGCCAGGGGGTCATGTGGAAGTTTAAGTCGCGTCCATAGGTTTTGGCCCAGTTGGCGTACATTGTTTTGGTACCCATCAAATCACCTGGATAGATACTCAGTGTGCGCACAAACCACCAGCCACTGAGCGCTAGAGCACTGCCAGCCAAAATGACCAGGTGTAGCAATATTTGTTTGATACTAAGTGCAGCACGGCGAAAGGCAAGAAGCAGACCGACTAAAGTTGCGGGAAATATTGCATATGCTGAATATTTTGTTAGTGCCAGATAACCGCACAAAAGCCCAATAATCAGGGTCAATCGGTATGTAGGACCATTAAACAGGCAGCGAGCAATTAGGGCCAGAATAATTGATGAAAGGCAGGTGGCAGTTGAGTCGTTGTTGCAATAGCAATGGACCAAAATCAATTGTGGTTGAAATACTATCAATAAAGGTACAGCCAGAGCCGCCAGCCTACTTTTGTCTGCAAAGAGCTTATGACCGATATATATAGCGCTTATTAGCATGCCCAGTCCGCTAAAAAGCGAGCCCAGGCGTTCTGTTAGCCAGAGCGGTAATGCACAAATTGGCTTTAAAATGGCAGCAAAAAACAAATGGGGTAAATAGCCCAACTGCGGCAATGAGCCATAAACCGCACTGGGTCCGCCGGCAGTCATTTCTTGTGGTGAGGGCAAGTGCTGGTTTTGGAAGAGAAATTTGGCTACCCAGTAGTGGCTGAATTCGTCGGGGGCTTGCTCCATGGGCACCATAAAGAGCCAGAAAAGTCTTAAGGCCACAAACAAAAGCGATAGCACTGCAACCACTTTAAGTGGCAAAGCATCTTTATCCCTTGTTAGTGTCCCCGAGCTAGTCATCCTTTAACCTGTGTATGCCAATTAGAGTGAGAAGCTCCCGTTCATTTCCTCACCCATCAAAACCAGATCGGCAAGATCTCTCATTGGCTCGACATACCGGGCATAGGATTCCTCGACCTGTAGACTGTGCCTTATGGTGTCAAGAGTGGAGCGTCCCCGCTCTACATCTCGTCTGAGGCGGCGTGCCATACGCTGGTCTATGGGCGTATCGATAAAGATTTTGAGGGTGGCAAGCTCATTTAGTGGTGAGTGAAAGGCAAAAATGCCTTCGATAATGACGATATTTTTGGCAGGCGCTGCCACGATTTGCTGTCCTACCCTGAGGCAGCTGCGCATATCGTAGACAGGTATCGTGACTGATTCACCCCGGGCCAGTTGACTGGCGGCTTGGGCACATTCATCTAGGGCGACTGTACCGGGATGGTCAAAGTCAAAAGTGCCATCTTCTTTTGGGGTTAAATCTTTGAGGTCTTTATAAAAATGATCGGTGGAGAGTATGGCTGCTCCACGAAATTTTTTAGCCAGAGTTGACTTGCCGCTGCCAGATCCGCCGCATACGGCAATAATCTGGAATGTCCTTTTTGCCATTGCACCAGTCCTGAACTTATCGTTTGAGATAATATCCTAGTAAGAGAGATGATGTCACGGAAGGCATTTTAGATAAAAAGCTGAGCATTTTTACAGGCAGTCACTAAACCCCGACAGGTTCCCATTGGACGACACCAGCGACAAACTTTTGAGCACGGGCGGGGGATTTTCCTTCGAAAGTCTCATTAATTCGGTTGAAGCCATTGTCTGGGAAGCAGATTTCAAGACATCAAAAATAGCCTTTGTTTCCAACTACGTAATTGACCTTCTGGGCTTCAAACTAGAAGACTGGCTTGCCAATCCGGACCTCTTTTCTTCCATTGTGCATCCTGATGATAGACCAAAAGTAGCTAGAGCCAAAGCCATGGTAACCCGGCAAAATAACCATTATGAGGTTGTCTACCGGGTGCGCAAAGCTAATGGCGACCAGGTTTGGCTTTCGGATCGTGTTTCGGTCTCGTTTGATGGCGAAGAGCCGCACACATTGCGCGGTGTGAGCTATGACGTCAGTGAAAGGCGCAGTATCGAAGAAGCTCTGGCACTAGTTGTGGAAGTGACGCTGGCTGCTTCAGAGCTTGAAACTGTCCAAGAAATAGCCCAGACCGCTCTTTCTCGTATTTGCGAGATATTGGGACTGGGTTTTGGCCAGGTCTGGTTTCCTGACGTAAGTAACGAAAATCTTGTTTGCTCGCCGCTAGCTGGTTTTTCGCTATTAGAGCAAGAGCAACTGAGGCAAGAGAGTCTGGATAGAACACTAAACATAGGGCGCTCCGAAGGTTTGCCTGGTATGGCGGCGGCTTCGCGTACGGCTGTC belongs to Candidatus Obscuribacter sp. and includes:
- a CDS encoding DUF4388 domain-containing protein, translating into MDENLKAKILSTSRSGVVVYIFCLLLSLPFAMFAAALITPFFTPMLAEATAYGIKAHINNGNGGHDINSLEAKSLVERFNLSWLYVTDGSTKPAAETARYIPYMTDYPMRSGTINLRGVEHYEAVVPLSDGYMLHVGMDNGYPDLPLSAMDDFYLFFNMPFKGLSVLLIFAFSALLNYILLNFILLKPVQAFARDIRQLSETGAPSLVAFDKIKLAPEASSILWQLKGAIHKLLAQIVQTERERDSIKEQTSAKDGPWHQPSPKEVQEMSNPSLPRINAVKATVHSLRALKQSEESYGENICEGVMERFPGLVSGVVFMKGDTLEGKSTSSSIVSTAGLRESQIRELRSLNLTHIFDQARTAGKAITLGPMSLKRSGLDALMERLDAHHVVLAPIRHRRRCLGYLLVLTNVALGPDQIRALERLLDQTSSVYHGLLLREAKEEKVWTDPLTDLRNRAYLQEVVSDLTNTIGVTSGQTYAIAYFSINAESGNIDGSVDNYALAVTVALKHLRNSQMAAKLGDLNKLEFIRAQQLEFAVLMKGENESFYEECCLELGRLLETSMRVEKTVQHHLVISLGLAIFPFDALKGEDVLSRAKLAMVYAENLARPDQRGALPNALRVTLSLAKARFIPAEFKPQRKFMAVKGELGALDGAEIIQSVASGNRSGILSVEDGASNRNFVLLIADGKPIGAALGKLIGLDALVEFISTYETGSFNFVEKENMDSEVPAIPRQAMPSLMNSLMDAALAADNYTSARHIIKDLKTPVIACYTEAGWNELLAQEQPGEREQHLLKEIMKMADGKTNLDTIFAVLNYCPTAIVWHATALLANHGQIDYVRQRAVY